The Treponema sp. J25 genomic interval CACGGTTACAAGACTTATCTTAAGGATGCTAGCGGGGCGTATCTTCTGGGTAGCAAAGCCCCCAAGGATGCGGCCTATAGTGAAGGTGGCCCAATACCCGGCGGTCCAGATTCCCGCGAAGGAACTGCTCAGGGCAAGTTCTGCGGTAAGCCAGGTGTACGCCCAGTGCCCCATACCAAGTTCAATTCCCGAGTAAATAAAAAAGAGGAGAGCGCTGAGCCACGCGGGTCCGTACCGGAGGGTGTGACGAAAGGGCCGCAGCTCCATGCCGTCGGTCATTTCAGCCTCATAGTGGGCCGCCTTCGGCGCCTGGTCCCATCGGCGGGCCTGGGTAAAAAAGAACAACCCTAAGAGCAACTGGGCTCCCGCGACGATCCAGTAGCCCGGTCGCCATGAGCCAGTACCCGCAAGGCCCGCCGTCATAATAAGGGGGCCCGTGGTAATTCCAATGCCGAAACTTGCATGGAGCCACTGCATGACCCGATGACTCAGGTGGGCTTCTACCCAGTTGTTTAAACTGGCATCGATACCCCCTGCACCAAGGCCCGCACAAAAGCCAAGGGCCACAAAGACTGGCCAGGAAGGACTTAGGGTATACCCTAACAGAGAAAGGCCCGTCAGCGTTGTGCTCGCAGCCAGGAGTTTCCCTACTCCCAGGCGCTTCATAAGGTAGCCATTACTGAAACTAGAAAGCAGGTACCCCAGGACGGTGCTCAAAAGAAGTGTCCCCAGGGCGTCCAGGGGAAGCTTGAACTGTTGTCGAAGGCTGGGCCAGGCTACTCCTAAAAGCCCATCGGGCATGCCCAGGGCAATAAAAGCGATAAAGCTTAAAATAGTAAGAAGAGGGAAGGTTTTTTTCTGTTGATTATTCATGAAAGCAATAGTAGCGTGAAGTTACATCAAATTGCTAGGGGCATCGTCAGTGCTCCGTGTCCGGTTGGTTTTTATAGTGTTGCCGATAAATTTTGTATACCTCTGCTTTTTTTCCTATAAAAATATCCACCAGTTCGGGGTTAAAATGGCTTCCCTTTTGTTCACAGAGCATTTGTAGGGATGTCTCAAAAGGGAAGGCCTCTTTGTAAGGACGTTTGGTGCTCAGGGCATCAAACACATCGGCAATGGCGACGATTTGGCCTTCTATCGAAATTTCTCTTTCTTTTTTCCGCTGGGGATACCCTGAACCATCCCACCATTCATGGTGATCCACAATAAGGTTGTAGGCCGTGTGGAGAAGTCCATAGCCCAGTTCATCGATAAGTTGTTGGTTTGCTACCCGAATTAATTTTCCCCCAATCCACGGGTGTTGTCGCATGATCTGCCATTCTTCCTCGGTAAGTTTTCCCGGTTTTTGCAGAATGTGATCCGGAATACCGATTTTTCCGATATCGTGAAGGGGCGCATAGTTGGTAATTTCCCGGGCCTTCTGGGGGGTAATGAGACCCTGTTCGCTGAGCACCGAAGCAATTACCTCTGAATAGAGGGAGACCCGACGGGTGTGGTCCGCCGTTTCATCATCCTTAAATTCTACAAGATTGACAATGCCATCCCCAAAGATGGAAAGGGTTTTTTGAATCGCGTAGGAATAGAAAAATCGGGTTTTTACCAGGTTAGAAATAAGGAGGGCCAGCCGTCCTTCATCAGCGGTGTAGGCAAAGGTTTTGCTATGAGCAAAAAAGAGAAAACCGAAAATTCGCTGATTTATAAGAATAGGAATCGTGAGATTTGAATGAATTCCTTCTAAAATAAGGAGTTCTGCGGAAGGAGAAGCATGTTCGGTAAGATCGTGGATAATTCTGAAAGGAAGCCCCTTGTCGATGATTTTTTTAAGAGAAGTTTCGGAAAGACGCTGGGAAAATCCTTTTTGAAGAAGAACCGGTGTGTTGTAACGGGTGTACGCATGGTACGCTATGAGAAGATCCTCCCGGCTGTCATATACCGCTAAAGAAAAACGGTCGCAGGGAAGTAAATTTTGATAGGTTTCTCCACAGACAATGGCCCCAAACTGGTCGATAAAAGCTTCAAGGGAGAAGCTGTGATCCATAGAAAGAAAGTCCCGTACAAAGCGAAGTGCCTCTTGATTCTGAGCAAAAAGGGAGGTAAATGCTTCCAGTTCTTTGTAGTCAACTGGGGGGGGTAAGTGAAGTAAAAGAACGAGTTGTATCCTCCCTTTCCGCAGGGATGAAGTTCAGGAAAAAGGTTGTCGCATAATGGTGGGCTATATCCGTTGCTTGCCGGAAGATATGCCGTAAAGAGATCCCTGATACTATGATGAAAAAAATCAAAAGAGAAAAAAGGGGAAAAATTATCCCCATAATAAGGCGGAATTGTACAATAAGTGTTTCGAGGCGCTGGTTGCGGAGATCCTGAATTTCCCTGGCAAGCCGTCGGGCTTCTTCTTGAGTTTTTGATATATCCCCTGTTTGAACGAGCATGGGAAGGGGGCTCGCCGGGAAATATTTCTGTACTAAAGTGAGCGTTTCTTGTTCGATAGGCCGACTGGTAAAGAGCCGATTCAAGTTACTAAATAATAATCCTGTCTCCTGAATACAGCGGGCATAACTTCGAAGCTGGAAATCGAGTAGGAAAAACAACGAAAAGAGAGCAAAACTTAATATGAGAGAAATAAACAATTGAATGCGAAAATGTTTTGTAATGGATTTCATAATCCCTTTATAGTTTACTATAAAGAACATCTATTTGCTAGTAGAAAAAGGGGCAAGCAGGAAAGTGGAACCCTCTCGCTCTATCGAAAAAAGAAACTGTCATTAATGGGGGCCCACCACGTTTTAGGGACTGGTTCTTAACCGCTAGTAGGCTTGACCTGCGGGGCTCCTTTTCTGTTTCTCTTGCTAAAAACTCGGAATCATTATATTTTTGTAAGGAAACCTATCTTCGGGGGTACACAGTCATGAATCTTTCTATCCGGACCCGGCTCTTTATTCTTTTTCTGGTTCCGCTCGGTTTCTTTCTTGTCCGAGAAGGAATGAATATCCAGAGACACTTAAAAGAATATGCTACCTATCTTAGTCAGCAAAAAAATATAACCGTCATGGGTATCACGGCGGACCTTGTGACAGCCCTCCAGCGAGAACGGGGAGTTTCCGGTATTTTTGCAAGCAGTGGAAAAAATGCAGAACAAATGGTACAAGAACGAACAAAAGTCGATGAAGTATTGGGGATGTGGCTTAAAGAGATCGCGGGCCTTTCCTATGTAAAAAAGGAAGAAGGGGCAGAAATCTCTGCAACCCTTACCCAGGTTCGCCAAATGGTTGATAGTTGGAATGGGGGCGATTTTTATCAGGTCCTCGATGGGTATACCCGTATTATCCGTCAGTTGCTTGCCCTTTCTAATAAGGCGGTAAATCAGCCCACCATTGGTGGTATTGGTAAGGTGATGTCCTCTATGGCGCTGATGATGGAAGCCCAGGAGTCGGTAGCCATTGTCCGGTCAACCCTCGGGAGCGTTCTAGCCGGTGATTATCGAATTGCTGAGCGGAACCGACTGTTAGACCTTATTGAACAGTTTGAAGGTTTGGAGATCAATTTAAAAAGTCCGGCCATTATTTATTCAACCCAGACCAAAGAGACCATCGACAAACTTTTGAGTAGTCGAGGGTATCAAGTTCTGGAAGAAACTCTTTATGAGGTAGTGATAAGAAATTTTCAGGAGACTCAAAACGGTGTTTATAACATAACCTACGAAGAACTGTGGCAGGAAGATACAGGGCTTGTGGGTTCTATAAACGAAGCGGTTCGGGCTGAATTAGAGAATCTTGTTGATCGTTCTAAGAAGATTGCCTATTCGTATCTTGTGGATTTTCTTATCACATCTCTCGTGGTAGGTTCACTTATTGTGGGGCTTTTGATCACCGGTTTTGCCTTTTCCCGGGCTATTCGAAAGCCCATTGTGCAGGTCATGCATACCTTTGATTCTATCGCTCAGGGGCAGGGAGATCTTTCGGTAGAATTGGAAGTGCCCGATCAATCTGAACTTGGGCTTATGGCCCGGTATTTTAATCAATTTACCGGTCATCTCAGCACTATTATCAAAACGATCCGGCAAGAAACAGAGGAATTGAGAAAGCTTGGGGAGTCCCTTTCCAGCGAAATGGAACAAAGTGCGGCCGCCACCGAGGAAATCGGCGCCACTCTGAAGTCGATTCATCAAAATGTGCTTCATCAGTCGGCCAGTGTAAGCGAAAGTGCCGCCACGATAGAACAGTTTTTATCAAACATTTCGGAACTCAAGGAACATATCGAAACCCAATCGGCGGCGGTTACCGAGTCCAGTGCTTCGATTCGGCAAATGCTGGAATCCATTAAACGGGTGCAGGATTCCCTTGAGGCAGGGAATTCTAAGATTGAAGCCCTGGTGAAGGCCAGTGAAGTAGGTCGTAACACCCTGGATCCGCTTATTGTGCAGATTGGTCAGATCACCGAGCAATCCCGGGCCTTGCAGGAAGCAAACAGCCTTATCTCGGGTATCGCTGCCCGGACTAACCTCTTGGCCATGAATGCGGCTATAGAAGCGGCCCATGCAGGCGAGCATGGGCGGGGCTTTGCGGTAGTGGCCGACGAAATTCGCAAGCTTGCGGAAAATGCGGCGAGTCACTCTAAGAGCATTGCCGCTAACCTCAAGGCCATTCAAGAAGTAATCAATCGAGTAGTGGAGAGTTCTAAACAAGTTCAGGAGAGTTTTAATACCATTAGTACGGGAGTCCTGGAGGTAAACCAGAACCGAGAGCAGATCCGCTATGCCATGATGGAACAAAAAGCCGCTTCTAAGGAGGTTTCTACTGCCCTGGATGAAATTACGGCTATTACGGGGAAGGTCCAGGATTTTGCGGGCGAAACGGAGAGCGGAAGTAAACAGATTAAAACCGAGATGGCGAATTTGTTGCAAGTTACGGAAGAGATTAAACAGGCGGTAAGCGATGCAAGCCGGGCCCTTGATGAAATTGCCGCAGCCAACAACCATGTTCGTACGCTAACCTTAGAAAATCGGGATGCAATTCAAAAAATCTATGAGGGCTTTAAAAACTTTAAGTTGAAAGGTGATTGAGGGAGTTACGATTAAGGACGTACAAGTAAAACAGTCCGCTCTTAAAAAAGAGGAGCCCCTTTCCTGAGAAGATGATCGCCTTGTAGGTCCATTTCGTCTCAAGGAAGAAGGAAAGGGCTCTATAGTTGGTATTTTTCTGTTGCGGGACGAGGAAAATTACGATATCCTAAGTGTACCCATTCATGTTGAAGGAGGAATACGGTGGAACAGTTATTTAAGTTGAAACAGCACGGGACTACTGTGCGGACCGAACTGGTGGCTGGTCTTACTACCTTTATGACCATGGCCTATATCCTGGCGGTGAATCCTAATATCCTGAGTAATGCGGGAATGCCTGCCGGTGGGGTGTTTACCGCCACCGCCCTGGCTTCGGCAATTGCGACTATCTGCATGGCCCTCCTGGCAAATCTTCCCATAGCTCTGGCGCCAGGTATGGGACTCAATGCCTTTTTTGCCTTTACTGTGGTACTCGGTATGGGCTATAGCTGGCAGCTTGCCCTGACGGCAGTGTTTCTGGAAGGACTTCTTTTCCTCCTTCTTTCCCTTTTTAATGTCCGGGAAGCGATTATTAAATCTATCCCCACCAATATTAAAAAGGCTGTTTCGGTAGGAATCGGTCTTTTTATTGCCTTTATTGGACTCCAGAATGCGGGAATTGTTGTAAAAAGTGAGGCAACCCTTGTGGCCCTGGGAAGTCTGGATAAGGGACCGGTGCTCGTAGCCCTGATTGGTCTTGTGTTAACCGGTGTTTTGCTAGCCTTTAAGGTGAAAGGGGCCCTCCTCTTTGGTATCCTGGGAGCGACGATAGTGGGGATCCCCTTTGGGGTGACGAACATCCCCAAGAATTGGAATCCCGTTGGAAGTCCTGCGGCTCCTCTTCTGTTTCAGTTCCAGTTTGATAAAATCTTAAGCCTTGATTTCTTTGTGGTCTTCTTTACCTTCCTCTTTGTGGATATCTTTGATACGGTGGGGACCCTGGTGGGAATTACTACCCAGGCCGGGATGATCGATAAGGAGGGAAACGTACCCCGAGTTAAGCAGGCCCTGCTGTCTGACGCTGTGGGAACGGTGGTAGGGGCTTGTCTCGGTACTTCTACGGTAACCAGCTATATCGAAAGTGCTGCTGGTGTAGCCGATGGTGGTCGGACCGGGCTTACCGCCTTTACCACGGGGATTCTCTTTTTACTTGCCCTGTTTCTTTCTCCCTTATTCCTTTTAATTCCTTCGGCGGCCACCGCTCCAGCCCTTATCCTGGTGGGGCTCTTCATGATGGAACCCATTAAGGATGTGGAACTCTATGATTTTACCGAAGCAATCCCTGCTTTTCTTACCATCATTATGATGCCCTTGACCTACAGCATCGCCGATGGGCTTGTGTTCGGGATTCTCTCGTATATTTTCATCAAGCTCTTTACCGGTAAAGTTAAGGATATTTCGGCTGTTACCTGGATTGTGGGGATTCTCTTTATCATCAAACTTATTATGAAGTAATTGATACAAAGATCTGCGGTATGAAAAGGGGGCCCTGCGGGGCTCCCCTATCGCCTGCATCAATGAGAAACGGCAGGGCTTACCGGAGGCGTACCCACTGCCATCGGCCCGTTGGGGGAAATGAATAGGAACCGGGGAAAAGGGCGTACGACTTGTGTGGGTGTGGTAAGCCTTTTAGTGTGATTTAATGATGAACGTTTCAATATTTCCCTTTTTCGTGAAGCAAGTGTCTCCTCATTTTTTATAAAAAACTAACCCAACCCTTTCTGAAAAATAATTCGTATCCTCAATGATACTTATAAAGTTTGATATAAGGAGGAGAGCGTTATGAAGACGGTACTGAAAGGGGTATGGTTGTCCTTTTGTTTTGCCTTTTTCTCTTGGTCGCTTATTGCTGAGCCATCTCGGGTGGTTCGCTTCGGCGTGATAAGCGATGTCCATGTTTGTGACAAGCCTGATCAATCTCAAGTAATATCAGTCAATGCTTCTCCCCGCTATTTTACTGGCGGGCTGGCAAAACTAGAGGCCTTCGCTGAAGCGATGAACAAAGCAAATGCCGCTTTTGTTGTGGAACTTGGGGATTTTACGGACAATCCGGTGGACATGAGCCTTCCTTATGAAAAACGTAAAGCGGCGGCCTTCGGCTTCCTTGAGGCGGCAGAAGCCAAATTGGCGTTATTTAAAGGCCCTCGGTATCATGTGATGGGGAATCATGATACGGATCAATTGTCAAAAGAGGATGTAAGCACGAAAATTGTCAACGGGGGAACGGGTGAGATTATTCCAAAAGGAAAAACCTACTATTCATTTGATAAAGGGGGAATTCACTTCGTTGTTCTTGATGCGTGCTATAAGGCTGATGGCAATCCCTATTCAGGGGTCCCTGGTGGTCCAGGCTCCGGGTACTCCTGGTCCGACGCAAATATCCCCGCAGTTGAGGTAGAGTGGCTAAAAAATGATCTTGCATCCACAAGACTCCCCACCATTGTTTTTTCTCATCAATTACTGTGTCCCCTTGAACAGGTTGACGCCGCCTACGATCCAGCCCATTCTGTTAAGAATGCGGCGGAAATTCGTTCTATTCTTGAAAAGAGTGGGGTAGTGGTCGCTGCTTTTGCTGGTCATTATCATGACGGCGGTTATATGAAGGTCAATGGAATACATTATGTATGTTTACAGGCCAATGCGGCGTATGGTAATGATGTTTCATACCACAACCAATATGTGCTTGTGGACGTTTACAAAGATGGAAAAGATATCCAGATCGCCATTGCTGGAAATGGAAACCAAAAAAGTTATGTGTTGGCAAGCACTCTAAAATAACAACGACTAAAAACGAATAAAGTGGCGGCTTCAACCCGCCACTTTTTACACCTCCTGGTCTAACACCTCTTTCATCGAAAGAACCGCCTCTTTGCCTTCTTTGCTTACCGTTGCAAGGTGTTGAATCATCGAAAGGATCTCTTCGTTTTCCCTGGTAATGGAATGGATATCTTCTTTAAGAGATTCGGAAATACGTTGAAGTTCCCCTATCCGACTTCGTAACCGTTCCCCTTCTCCTTGTTCTTTTTGGGCTTCGCTACGTATTCCCTCGGCGGTTTCTGAGAGCACCGAGAGGTTTTGGCGCAGTTGATCTGCCGCTATTTTCTGTGAACTCAGGGCCCGGTAGATTGCTTCTATGCTTGTCAGGGTTTTCTGAGCTCCCAGGGTTACCACATCTAGGGAATTCACCATGTTCTTATTTAAAACAACCCCCTGCTCTATTCGTCGTGTGATTTCCTGAATAGCATCCCGGATTTTTCCTACCTGTTCAGCGGAAAGGGTGGCGAGCTTTTTGATTTCGTTGGCAATAACCGCAAAACCTCTCCCCGAACTTCCCGCATGGGCCGCTTCGATAGCCGCATTCATCGCCAAAAGATTTGTCTGCTCCGCAAACTCTTCTACCGCTTGCACAATGCTTACGATTACGTCTGAAGTATGTCGAATTCGTTCTATTGCCTCAGATAGTTCATCCGAGGCAATGCGACCCGCTTCTGCCGATTTCTGTAGTTCCCGGGCTGACTGGGCGGTTTGTTCCGTATGGGTGGTAACCTCCGCGATTGCCTGGGCCACCATTGAAACCGATTCCACCGAGGTTCGTATTTCCTGGGCCTGCCGATCGACGTCCAGGTAGACTTTCCCGACCGATGCCGCAAATTGGTCCACCGCTCCACTTGCGTCTTGCGCGGCCCTTGTTTGCTGGCTAGCCCCTTCCTGGATATGCGCGACTCCCCGGGATAGCTTTTCTGCCGATTCGGCGGCCCGTTGGGCTTCCCTATCAATGCTCACCGATATGGATGAGATAGTCCGGGCGCTCTCTTCGAGCCCCCGGATAAAGTGGGTGAGCTGGCTGGTTTTCTGTTGAATTTCGGCAGAGTAAATCTCCAGTTCTTTGTATAGCCGGGAAGATCGGAAGGTAAGGGAAACAAAGAGGGAAAGATTCAAACAGAAGAACCCCGTTCCCTGAAGCCAGACCAGGGGATGCTGCCCCATCGCTGAATAGATAACATCGTGGGTTCCAAAGGCTACGCCACCGATAACCCCAAAAAGGAGGGGCAGCACCTCTTGTTTTCCCTTTCTTACCGAAACAATCGTAATAATCGTAACACTGAGGATAGTCGCCTGGACAAAAAGGAGGGAATAATTAAAGACCTTACCTATGGCGTTGAGGTCCTGGTAAGAGAACAGATAAAAACCGGTTATTACCGTAGCGATGACGCCGATTAGCCAGGAAATCCATCGGGGAGTTGGAATTTCACAAAAGGAAATAAAAAATTAAATTGAATAAGACTTGCCATAGAAATGACAAGGGCCGCTTTGGAAACAGCCCGCTGCAGGTTATACGGGATGAGGGCAAAGTTAGCCCCAATTTCCATAAAGTATATGCCAATCGCAAGAGAAGCCAGGGCGTACCAGAAATAGGGTTTTTCCTGTCTTCGGCCGAGCCAGAGGGCAAAGAAGTACATCCCAATAAAAATGGAAAGGGTCCCGAGCATCAAATTGAGGGTACTATTCAGAAAAGAAACCACCTGTTCTTGAAACAGGGCCCCCGAAAGATTGGTGATATGAAGGGGCCGCAAAGATACAGTGGAGCCCTGACTGTACATCCTCAGACTTATCACGTTATTACCGTTTTGCAGCAGTTCCGATGGAAGCGCCCAATAGGAAACCTGATTGGCAGGCACGACGAATTTCTGTGCCGACGATGGGATGCTCCCTCGAAAGCCGATATAGCTTCCATTCAAAAATACCTCACAGGCGATATCGGAGCGGTCAAACACAAGGTAGTAGGGGCCCGCGAAGGAAACATCTTGAAGGTTGAAGGCCCCCCGGGCCCAGGCAAAACCATTAGTGAGAGAGATGGATGCAGGAAGTTCTTGCTCGGTCCAATCACCGGAGTCACCGTCTCTTTGTGCCCATGTGGGGTTATCTCCGCTTTGGATAAACCAGCGGGCAAGGGTGTAGCTTGGTTGGTCTCTATTCTGGGTAAGGACCGCATGGTTCACCAGGAGAATCAGCATAGTAACCCAGCAAAATTTCGAGTAAAGGCGCATCATAGAAGTTCCTTATAACAGTCAGAGGTCTCTCGAAAAGGCACCATTAAGCATATCCGATTTTGTAAGAATATCAATACGGTCTTGTTAAGATTTTAAGAAAGGTTCTCTGTTTTTTGATGTTCGAGGTTAGTTTTCTCCTCATTGCATAATCTTGAGGAGAGGAATAACAATATACCCATGAACTCCTGCAGAGAAGATGTATACCAAAAGGTAGCTGCGTTGCTTCAGAATATTAAAAATAAAAGGGGAGCCTCCCTTGCGCTTACGGGGGCGGGAATTTCCACCGAAAGCGGCATCCCCGACTTTCGTAGCCCCGGTTCGGGACTCTGGGAACAGATGGATCCCATGGAAACCCTCTCGGCCCAGGTCTTGAGAGAGCGGCCCGAGGAATTCTATATCCGGGGGTTTCGTCTTCTTACGAGCATGAAGGATGCCACCCCTAATCTGGCCCATCAAATCCTGGCTAAATTGGAAGAGGCAGGATATATCCAGGGAGTCATCACCCAAAACATTGACAACCTTCATCACCTAGCGGGGAGTAGACGGGTCTGGGAAGTGCATGGCAATACCCGGGAAGCCTATTGTCTTTCGTGCAGGTGGCGGGGGGCCTTGTCTGAGCTTGAACAGCAGGTGGCACAGGGCTCTATCCCGCCCCGCTGTCCTCTCTGTGGTGGAAATGCGCGCCCGGCGGTGGTGCTTTTTGGGGACCCCATGCCGGTGGCCTTTAACGAGGCCTTGGAGGCGGTAAAGAAGGCGGACCTTCTTCTTGTGGTGGGTTCGTCCCTTTCGGTGTATCCCGTGGCCTATCTTCCCGAACTGGTGCGGCATCTGGTTATTATCAATCTTACCCCCACCCCCCAGGATTACCGAGCAGAGGTGGTGCTGCACGAAAAGGCAAGCCAGGCCCTGGCGAAGATATATGACCGCCTGGAGGGAAAGGGGCTTTAAGTCGCAGGGTGAGGCAGGGCATGGCCGAAAAAATATAGAAGTAGACCCTCTCATTAAAAGAAAGCTTTTAGGGGCCCTCTCCTTAAAAGAAAGCTTCCTTTCTTCGGGTATGGCCTCCATCGGTAGGGGCCTTCCCCCTTCTGGCAGATAACCGGTAGCCCTTCCTTTTGACAGACAATCGGGGTGCCCTCTGTATCCGAAAAGCCCCCTTGCGGTGAATAGATGCGGCCCCCTCGCGTCCCGGTTCCTCGAGCCCGGTGCCTACTCGGTATCCAAAAAGGCCCTTTGTGGTAAATAGCCGCGACCCCCGTGAGTCCTGGCCTCTCGAGTTCGGGGCCCGCCCATTCGCTGTGTTGGCTTGCCCTTATTGGACCGCCGCAATCGCCTTTTGCAGAGCCTCTTCTAGCAGTTCCTGAGGGGGCGCCTGGATATGCCCCTGCTGGTGCATGTCCTGCACCAGCGTGCGAGCAGCGGTAATGTCGGCCATTGCTTTCTGGTACACCTCATCCCAGGAAAGGGTGCAGCGGGCTACCCCTTCTTTGATAGCCTGCATGGCCACATCGGCCGCTTCCACCGCGAAGACCTCTGTTTCTTCCATGGTGGCGATGATGTTGTCAGGATGGATGCCCCGCCGCTCTGCAAAGTCGGCAATGGAATGGGCGCAGCGGATGGCCATCCCATCGGTAATCTTGCGGGCCCGAACCAGGAGGGCCCCCTTTAAGATGCCAGGGAAGCACACCGAGTTGTTTACCTGGTTGGGAAAATCCCCCCGGCCGGTAGCCACAATGTGGGCCCCCGCTTCCTTTGCCGCATAGGGCCAAATTTCTGGTACCGGATTGGCGCAGGCAAACACAATGGCTTTCTCGGCCATGGAGCGGACCCACTCTTGTTTCACCGTATCCGGTCCGGGGGTCGACAGGGCAATGAGAACATCGGCCCCCTTCATGGCGGTGGCCATATCATCAATCCCCTGAGGATTGGTTTGCTGGCAGAGTTCCCATTTCCGGTAATTCCGCGGGTCCGTCTCAATGTCTTTTCGTTTCCTGTGCAACGCTCCCCGGGAATCGAACATGATGATACGGTCGGGGTCCGCCCCATCGGCCATGAGGAGCCGCGCAATGGTGGTGTTTGATGCCCCCGCCCCTAAGAGCACAATCCGTACATCAGAAAGTTTTTTGTTCACCAGTTTTAAGGCGTTGATAAGCCCCGCCAGGGTTACGCAGGCCGTTCCCTGGGCATCGTCGTGCCAGACGGGAATATCGCAGGCTTCCCGCAGTTCATCCAGCACCTTAAAACAGTTGGGCTGACTGATATCTTCAAGATTAATCGCCCCGAAGGAGGGCTGCGCCATTTTCACAAACTCGATAATTCTATCGGGGTCTGGTTTTCCTTCCCTGTTCCGGGAATCGATACAGAGGGCCACCGCATCAACACCACCGAGGTACTTCATGAGCAGGGCCTTCCCTTCCATGACGCCAAGCCCGCCGGGAGGGGTACAGTCCCCATCGCCGAGGACCCGGGTAGAATCAGAAACCACGGCTACCAGATTCCCCCGGTTAGAAAGGGCAAAGGACGCATCGTTGTTGTCCCGAATGGTGGTGGAAATTTGCGATACCCCCGGGGTATACCACACGTTGAACCAGTTAAATCCAAAAAGACCGCACTTGGGGACGGTCTGCATCTTTCCGCCATACCATCGGTGGGCCTCGAGGGAAAGATTTTTTAAAAAGAGCGTCTTGGCTCGGGCTTTCTGTTCCTCAGTAAAAGTAGAGGGAAAGAGACTGTCCAGATTACGGAGGCTTGTATCAATGTTCATAGGTTCCTCAACATGGTTAGAATGACGAATGAGCGCATTATAGCAGTAACCAAAAAGAAAAAGAAGGGGAAGGGCTGATTTTCAGAGACTGCAAAAACGGGGCCGATAGTCCGTATTCCGGAAAACGCTATAAAACAGCCGGGAGCGTTTTAGGGCGAGGGCCGGCAAAAATCCCTCAATTTCGGTACTGACCCAGCCTGCCCAGCGGGAAAATCATCCCACTAAAGAAACAAGGCTAAAGGCAAGCTCGGACCACCGTTCAAAGGACCAGGTCGCAGGGGCCCCACTCTTTTCTAGAGAGGAAGGTTTCTCCTGTCGGTTTGTAGAAAGGTGATGGTGTATGCCTGTCGCTTCGAGCCATTCGTAGGAGCCTATCTCTTCCCCTCCGGGAATTTCTTCCGTATCAAGCGCAAGGAGGTATACCAATCCTACATGGACGAGGCCTACGGCGCTTTCTTCTTCCTGGATAAGCCCTACACAGGTGTATGCCTCGGAGGGGAAAAAAAGACCAATCTCTTCTTCCACCTCCCGTCGCAGGGCCCGATGAATAGTATCTCTCAGAGAGGTGGTGTCTCCAAAAGTTCCCTTGTTATAGCTAAGACTATCTGCAGGGTTGATATGTCCCCCAATCCCCAGGGAGCGCAGACCGTGGAGGCGCTGCTCCGTGCCTTGCCTCTCGTAACAAAGGTATTGTCCTTTGCT includes:
- a CDS encoding NCS2 family permease, which produces MEQLFKLKQHGTTVRTELVAGLTTFMTMAYILAVNPNILSNAGMPAGGVFTATALASAIATICMALLANLPIALAPGMGLNAFFAFTVVLGMGYSWQLALTAVFLEGLLFLLLSLFNVREAIIKSIPTNIKKAVSVGIGLFIAFIGLQNAGIVVKSEATLVALGSLDKGPVLVALIGLVLTGVLLAFKVKGALLFGILGATIVGIPFGVTNIPKNWNPVGSPAAPLLFQFQFDKILSLDFFVVFFTFLFVDIFDTVGTLVGITTQAGMIDKEGNVPRVKQALLSDAVGTVVGACLGTSTVTSYIESAAGVADGGRTGLTAFTTGILFLLALFLSPLFLLIPSAATAPALILVGLFMMEPIKDVELYDFTEAIPAFLTIIMMPLTYSIADGLVFGILSYIFIKLFTGKVKDISAVTWIVGILFIIKLIMK
- a CDS encoding MFS transporter is translated as MNNQQKKTFPLLTILSFIAFIALGMPDGLLGVAWPSLRQQFKLPLDALGTLLLSTVLGYLLSSFSNGYLMKRLGVGKLLAASTTLTGLSLLGYTLSPSWPVFVALGFCAGLGAGGIDASLNNWVEAHLSHRVMQWLHASFGIGITTGPLIMTAGLAGTGSWRPGYWIVAGAQLLLGLFFFTQARRWDQAPKAAHYEAEMTDGMELRPFRHTLRYGPAWLSALLFFIYSGIELGMGHWAYTWLTAELALSSSFAGIWTAGYWATFTIGRILGGFATQKIRPASILKISLVTVMGVTLFLAAIPFTVLKIMGILLLGFVIAPIFPSLISTTSRRVGREHAGNTIGMQMAMAGLGVGVLPGFMGILGRYAGLHTIPWMLVLWAILLFLLNSWFERRTRR
- a CDS encoding methyl-accepting chemotaxis protein encodes the protein MNLSIRTRLFILFLVPLGFFLVREGMNIQRHLKEYATYLSQQKNITVMGITADLVTALQRERGVSGIFASSGKNAEQMVQERTKVDEVLGMWLKEIAGLSYVKKEEGAEISATLTQVRQMVDSWNGGDFYQVLDGYTRIIRQLLALSNKAVNQPTIGGIGKVMSSMALMMEAQESVAIVRSTLGSVLAGDYRIAERNRLLDLIEQFEGLEINLKSPAIIYSTQTKETIDKLLSSRGYQVLEETLYEVVIRNFQETQNGVYNITYEELWQEDTGLVGSINEAVRAELENLVDRSKKIAYSYLVDFLITSLVVGSLIVGLLITGFAFSRAIRKPIVQVMHTFDSIAQGQGDLSVELEVPDQSELGLMARYFNQFTGHLSTIIKTIRQETEELRKLGESLSSEMEQSAAATEEIGATLKSIHQNVLHQSASVSESAATIEQFLSNISELKEHIETQSAAVTESSASIRQMLESIKRVQDSLEAGNSKIEALVKASEVGRNTLDPLIVQIGQITEQSRALQEANSLISGIAARTNLLAMNAAIEAAHAGEHGRGFAVVADEIRKLAENAASHSKSIAANLKAIQEVINRVVESSKQVQESFNTISTGVLEVNQNREQIRYAMMEQKAASKEVSTALDEITAITGKVQDFAGETESGSKQIKTEMANLLQVTEEIKQAVSDASRALDEIAAANNHVRTLTLENRDAIQKIYEGFKNFKLKGD
- a CDS encoding metallophosphoesterase, producing MKTVLKGVWLSFCFAFFSWSLIAEPSRVVRFGVISDVHVCDKPDQSQVISVNASPRYFTGGLAKLEAFAEAMNKANAAFVVELGDFTDNPVDMSLPYEKRKAAAFGFLEAAEAKLALFKGPRYHVMGNHDTDQLSKEDVSTKIVNGGTGEIIPKGKTYYSFDKGGIHFVVLDACYKADGNPYSGVPGGPGSGYSWSDANIPAVEVEWLKNDLASTRLPTIVFSHQLLCPLEQVDAAYDPAHSVKNAAEIRSILEKSGVVVAAFAGHYHDGGYMKVNGIHYVCLQANAAYGNDVSYHNQYVLVDVYKDGKDIQIAIAGNGNQKSYVLASTLK
- a CDS encoding HD domain-containing phosphohydrolase, translated to MDHSFSLEAFIDQFGAIVCGETYQNLLPCDRFSLAVYDSREDLLIAYHAYTRYNTPVLLQKGFSQRLSETSLKKIIDKGLPFRIIHDLTEHASPSAELLILEGIHSNLTIPILINQRIFGFLFFAHSKTFAYTADEGRLALLISNLVKTRFFYSYAIQKTLSIFGDGIVNLVEFKDDETADHTRRVSLYSEVIASVLSEQGLITPQKAREITNYAPLHDIGKIGIPDHILQKPGKLTEEEWQIMRQHPWIGGKLIRVANQQLIDELGYGLLHTAYNLIVDHHEWWDGSGYPQRKKEREISIEGQIVAIADVFDALSTKRPYKEAFPFETSLQMLCEQKGSHFNPELVDIFIGKKAEVYKIYRQHYKNQPDTEH